A window from Deinococcus planocerae encodes these proteins:
- a CDS encoding PrsW family intramembrane metalloprotease codes for MSVALPLALSVILTFGWLWFFVRRDRHPEPPWLLARTFAWGMVAWAVSAAFEGSFQRLDVVWLVLLLAAVIEEVTKFLAASTATTERAFDEPMDGLVYAVTAALGFALLENVTYTLGFGAPAATWHALLTTLAHALFSAPQGYALGGRHLRGGRWWRSRGLLLSVALHFVFNGLVTGRSGWPQLAVLGFVVVLMAALASRYYLHFEEHARSNPQPRSR; via the coding sequence GTGTCCGTCGCCCTCCCGCTCGCCCTGTCGGTGATCTTGACGTTCGGGTGGTTGTGGTTCTTCGTGCGGCGCGACCGCCACCCCGAGCCCCCGTGGCTGCTCGCGCGCACCTTCGCGTGGGGCATGGTGGCCTGGGCCGTCTCCGCCGCCTTCGAGGGCAGCTTTCAGCGCCTGGACGTGGTATGGCTCGTGCTGCTCCTCGCCGCGGTCATCGAGGAGGTCACCAAGTTCCTCGCGGCGAGCACGGCGACCACCGAGCGCGCCTTCGACGAGCCGATGGACGGTCTCGTGTACGCGGTCACCGCCGCGCTGGGCTTCGCCCTGCTGGAGAACGTCACCTACACGCTGGGCTTCGGCGCGCCCGCCGCCACGTGGCACGCCCTGCTCACCACCCTGGCCCACGCCCTGTTCAGCGCCCCGCAGGGGTACGCCCTGGGAGGCCGTCACCTGCGCGGCGGACGCTGGTGGCGCTCGCGCGGTCTGCTCCTGAGCGTCGCCCTGCACTTCGTGTTCAACGGGCTCGTGACGGGGCGGTCAGGCTGGCCCCAGCTCGCCGTCCTCGGGTTCGTCGTGGTGCTCATGGCCGCGCTGGCGAGCCGGTATTACCTCCATTTCGAGGAACACGCCCGCAGCAACCCGCAGCCCCGCTCCCGTTGA
- the ruvC gene encoding crossover junction endodeoxyribonuclease RuvC has product MIVLGVDPGLANLGLGLVEGDVRRARHLHHICLTTESAWVMPRRLQYLHEEVSRLLAEYRPDAVAIEDQILRRQADVAFKVGQAFGVVQLACAQAGVPVHAYGPMQVKRSVVGTGRADKEQVIYMVKASLGLGELFNNHAADALALALTHLAHQSVLAAPARLVRT; this is encoded by the coding sequence ATGATCGTGCTCGGCGTCGACCCCGGCCTCGCCAACCTCGGCCTGGGGCTGGTCGAGGGAGACGTGCGCCGGGCGCGCCACCTTCACCACATCTGCCTGACCACCGAGAGCGCCTGGGTGATGCCGCGCCGCCTCCAGTACCTCCACGAGGAGGTCTCGCGTCTCCTGGCGGAGTACCGGCCCGATGCGGTCGCCATCGAGGACCAGATCCTGCGCCGCCAGGCCGACGTGGCCTTCAAGGTGGGGCAGGCCTTCGGGGTGGTGCAGCTCGCGTGCGCGCAGGCGGGCGTGCCCGTTCACGCCTACGGCCCCATGCAGGTCAAGCGCTCGGTGGTGGGCACGGGCCGCGCCGACAAGGAGCAGGTGATCTACATGGTCAAGGCGTCCCTGGGCCTCGGTGAGCTGTTCAACAACCACGCCGCCGACGCGCTCGCCCTGGCGCTGACCCACCTCGCCCACCAGTCGGTGCTCGCCGCCCCCGCTCGGCTCGTCCGCACCTAG
- a CDS encoding HesB/IscA family protein translates to MTATLNSNLQDGAPARPLSISEFGAQKALAILSQSGKDNAGVRVFIKSGGCSGYQYGMAIDDRELEGDTVVVDRGVKLVVDRMSLPLLLGSEVDFVENMMGGGFTVHNPNATSSCGCGHSFRTDGSQSPDGAGSGGCGSH, encoded by the coding sequence ATGACGGCGACCCTGAACTCCAACCTCCAGGACGGCGCGCCCGCCCGTCCTCTCAGCATCAGTGAATTCGGCGCCCAGAAGGCGCTGGCGATCCTCTCGCAAAGCGGCAAGGACAACGCCGGAGTGCGCGTGTTTATCAAGAGCGGCGGATGCAGCGGCTACCAGTACGGCATGGCCATCGACGACCGCGAACTCGAGGGCGACACCGTAGTGGTGGACCGCGGTGTGAAGCTCGTCGTGGACCGCATGAGCCTGCCCCTGCTGCTCGGCAGCGAGGTGGATTTCGTGGAGAACATGATGGGCGGCGGCTTCACGGTCCACAATCCCAACGCCACGAGCTCTTGCGGCTGCGGCCACTCCTTCCGCACCGACGGCTCCCAGTCCCCCGACGGGGCGGGCAGCGGCGGCTGCGGCAGCCACTGA
- a CDS encoding DdrH — MTNPYAEWFEQLRAEYGEQLGAMPLPEGLPEHLRTLILAGDEQAIQFMIKLAWQFGAQVGYAAGTKREEAHTVVSRPSRVQA, encoded by the coding sequence ATGACCAACCCTTACGCCGAGTGGTTCGAGCAGCTCCGCGCGGAGTACGGCGAGCAGCTCGGGGCCATGCCGCTGCCCGAGGGTCTGCCCGAGCACCTGCGGACGCTGATTCTGGCGGGCGACGAGCAGGCCATCCAGTTTATGATCAAGCTCGCGTGGCAGTTCGGCGCCCAGGTCGGCTACGCGGCGGGCACCAAGCGCGAGGAGGCCCACACCGTCGTGAGCCGCCCGAGCCGCGTGCAGGCCTGA
- a CDS encoding type I phosphomannose isomerase catalytic subunit, whose protein sequence is MTSPFAAPLVLQAQFSERVWGGRRLAPEAPSPVGEAWVVYEGNVVAGGPHAGRTLGGLSGAHPAEVLGSRAREERFPLLIKLLDCAEWLSVQVHPDDGQARELAGEGQLGKTEAWHILEAEPGAELIAGVRPGTGTDELRAAILEGRVMDHARRQPVSAGDTVLMPAGTLHALGPGLFLYEVQQTSDLTYRVYDWDRPPSAGRALHLRESALVTTNAQAAVEHSGPPRAGEAQELTRCDYFILERLAGGEAVEGDTRGESFHAVTVISGEARLRWEGGEVTLGALDSVVVPAALGTYRLEGDFTALRSRLP, encoded by the coding sequence ATGACCTCCCCCTTCGCCGCGCCCCTCGTCCTCCAGGCTCAGTTCTCGGAACGTGTGTGGGGGGGAAGGCGGCTCGCTCCCGAGGCCCCGTCCCCCGTGGGGGAGGCGTGGGTGGTGTACGAGGGCAACGTGGTGGCGGGCGGGCCCCACGCCGGGCGCACCCTCGGGGGGCTGAGCGGGGCCCACCCGGCGGAGGTGCTCGGAAGCCGCGCGCGGGAGGAGCGCTTTCCGCTGCTGATCAAGCTGCTCGACTGCGCCGAATGGCTGAGCGTGCAGGTCCACCCGGACGACGGGCAGGCGCGCGAGTTGGCGGGAGAAGGGCAGCTCGGCAAGACGGAGGCCTGGCACATCCTGGAGGCCGAGCCGGGGGCCGAACTCATCGCGGGGGTGCGCCCCGGGACCGGGACCGACGAGTTGCGCGCCGCCATCTTGGAGGGCCGGGTGATGGACCACGCCCGGCGCCAGCCCGTCTCGGCGGGGGACACGGTCCTGATGCCCGCCGGAACGCTGCACGCGCTGGGGCCGGGCCTGTTCCTCTACGAGGTGCAGCAGACCTCGGACCTGACCTACCGCGTCTACGACTGGGACCGCCCCCCGAGCGCGGGCCGAGCCCTGCACCTGCGCGAGAGCGCCCTCGTGACGACGAACGCGCAGGCTGCGGTCGAGCACAGCGGCCCCCCCCGGGCCGGGGAAGCGCAGGAACTCACCCGCTGCGACTACTTCATCCTCGAACGCCTCGCGGGCGGGGAGGCCGTGGAGGGCGACACGCGCGGCGAAAGTTTTCACGCCGTGACGGTGATCTCCGGGGAGGCACGGCTGAGGTGGGAGGGCGGCGAGGTCACGCTCGGGGCCCTCGACTCGGTGGTCGTCCCGGCGGCCCTGGGAACGTACCGCCTGGAGGGGGACTTCACGGCCCTGCGCTCCCGGCTGCCCTGA
- a CDS encoding S41 family peptidase, producing the protein MTPLSRRRAASHLSVLAAATLLTTGPLGPVAGAQGAASVSPAQATFDQVNLLLQQEYGGLSTVDRVALGREYQARLDAACAPTPTTCPAEKAYPVIEAELTALGDEHSFFQTPEDFRDFVASATGGNRRQFGVKLAPLDGENRVVLEVVPASAAEEAGLTRGDVLLTLDGQPYTFAGLRDARIAGRTVSLGVERGGSPLTVSLTSRDSSTRDLPRLSFAGAAQNVAVLRIPTFLAGGGIAQQVHDLVAQARTRGAQGLIVDLRGNTGGSLAECDSSVSAFVPAFTRVARGAEGDDSTRVSRGTRFENGRSFGSVRSPQLWTGPLAVLVDRGSASCSEFFAYEVQYAGRGPVIGSATAGVGNTATRIFPVGEDAALQLTILNYAKPDGTPYPVRVTPNVAHDGGEADIRLLTRGQDTLLNLGLQALASAPTISQDQDSSRP; encoded by the coding sequence ATGACCCCCCTCTCCCGCCGCCGCGCGGCCTCCCACCTGTCCGTCCTCGCTGCCGCGACCCTGCTCACGACCGGACCGCTGGGCCCGGTGGCGGGGGCCCAGGGCGCGGCGTCCGTCTCGCCCGCCCAGGCGACCTTCGATCAGGTCAACCTCCTGCTCCAGCAGGAGTACGGCGGGCTCTCCACGGTGGACCGGGTGGCCCTGGGGCGCGAGTACCAGGCGCGGCTCGACGCCGCGTGCGCGCCCACGCCGACGACCTGCCCCGCCGAGAAGGCCTACCCCGTGATCGAGGCCGAACTCACGGCCCTCGGCGACGAGCACAGTTTCTTCCAGACGCCCGAGGACTTCCGGGACTTCGTGGCGAGCGCCACGGGCGGCAACCGCCGTCAGTTCGGGGTCAAGCTCGCTCCCCTCGACGGCGAGAACCGGGTGGTGCTCGAGGTCGTGCCCGCGAGCGCCGCCGAGGAGGCGGGCCTGACGCGCGGGGACGTGCTGCTGACCCTCGACGGCCAGCCGTATACCTTCGCGGGACTGCGTGACGCGCGGATCGCGGGCCGCACGGTCAGCCTCGGGGTGGAGCGCGGGGGCTCGCCCCTCACCGTCTCGCTGACCTCACGCGACAGCTCCACCCGTGACCTGCCGCGGCTGAGCTTCGCGGGGGCGGCCCAGAACGTCGCGGTGTTGCGCATCCCCACCTTCCTGGCGGGCGGCGGCATCGCCCAGCAGGTGCACGACCTCGTGGCGCAGGCGCGCACGCGCGGGGCCCAGGGACTGATCGTGGACCTGCGCGGCAACACGGGGGGCAGCCTCGCCGAATGCGACAGCTCGGTGAGTGCCTTCGTGCCCGCCTTCACGCGGGTGGCGCGCGGGGCCGAGGGCGACGACTCGACCCGCGTGAGCCGCGGCACCCGCTTCGAGAACGGACGCAGCTTCGGCAGCGTGCGCAGCCCCCAGCTCTGGACCGGGCCGCTCGCGGTGCTCGTGGACCGCGGCAGCGCCTCGTGCAGCGAGTTCTTCGCCTACGAGGTCCAGTACGCCGGGCGCGGCCCGGTGATCGGCAGCGCCACCGCGGGCGTCGGCAACACGGCCACCCGCATCTTCCCGGTGGGCGAGGACGCCGCCCTGCAACTCACCATCCTGAACTACGCCAAGCCCGACGGCACCCCCTACCCCGTGCGCGTGACCCCCAACGTCGCCCACGACGGCGGCGAGGCCGACATCCGCCTCCTCACCCGCGGCCAGGACACCCTCCTTAACCTCGGCCTCCAGGCCCTCGCCTCCGCCCCCACGATCAGCCAGGACCAGGACTCCTCGCGCCCCTGA
- a CDS encoding M20/M25/M40 family metallo-hydrolase has product MPLSYLTRIAQTPAPTFEEEARAALMAELWGGLGYRTERDEVGNVLTRLTPPGTEGRPALLLAAHLDTVFARGTDVTVREERGRLIGPGVGDNSASLAVVTALLEGLRGHEATLRRPLWVAANVGEEGLGDLRGAKHLLARHRPELGAFIAVDGYLGVAVTRAVGVRRYRAVFLGPGGHSWGDQAPSALHALGVAISALYALRRPLSPRTTLNVGLASGGTSVNSIAGSAELLLDLRSLDPQVLADLDARAQAAIHSAAREVGVNVHLERVGDRPGGDLGAESLLDLARDAALEHRTDLRLASSSTDANAAVPHSLPAIAVGVYRGGNAHREDEWVQASSLVPGLRFLRRIVDLYQRRPVV; this is encoded by the coding sequence ATGCCCCTCTCGTACCTCACGCGCATCGCGCAGACGCCCGCCCCCACCTTCGAGGAGGAGGCGCGCGCCGCGCTGATGGCCGAGCTGTGGGGGGGGCTCGGCTACCGCACCGAGCGCGACGAGGTGGGCAACGTCCTCACCCGCCTGACCCCCCCCGGCACCGAGGGCCGCCCCGCCTTGCTCCTCGCCGCCCACCTCGACACGGTGTTCGCCCGCGGCACCGACGTGACCGTGCGCGAGGAACGCGGAAGACTCATCGGCCCCGGCGTCGGCGACAACAGCGCCAGCCTCGCGGTCGTGACCGCCCTGCTGGAGGGCCTGCGTGGGCACGAGGCCACCCTGCGCCGCCCCCTCTGGGTCGCCGCCAACGTGGGCGAGGAGGGCCTGGGCGACCTGCGCGGGGCCAAGCACCTCCTCGCCCGCCACCGCCCCGAGCTCGGGGCTTTCATCGCGGTGGACGGCTACCTCGGCGTGGCGGTCACCCGGGCGGTCGGGGTGCGGCGTTACCGGGCCGTCTTCCTGGGGCCGGGCGGACACTCGTGGGGCGACCAGGCTCCCAGCGCCCTGCACGCGCTCGGGGTGGCGATCAGCGCCTTGTACGCCCTGCGCCGCCCCCTGTCGCCGCGCACCACCCTCAACGTGGGCCTCGCCTCGGGGGGCACGAGCGTGAACTCCATCGCCGGGAGCGCCGAACTCCTCCTCGACCTGCGCTCGCTCGACCCGCAGGTCCTCGCCGACCTCGACGCGCGGGCGCAGGCGGCGATCCACTCCGCCGCCCGCGAGGTCGGGGTGAACGTCCATCTCGAGCGGGTGGGCGACCGCCCCGGTGGGGACCTGGGGGCCGAGTCCCTGCTCGACCTCGCCCGCGACGCCGCACTCGAGCACCGCACCGACTTGCGCCTCGCGTCGAGCAGCACCGACGCCAACGCCGCCGTGCCCCACTCGCTGCCCGCCATCGCGGTCGGCGTCTACCGCGGCGGCAACGCCCACCGCGAGGACGAGTGGGTCCAGGCGAGCAGCCTCGTCCCCGGTCTGCGCTTCCTGCGCCGCATCGTGGACCTCTACCAGCGCCGCCCGGTGGTGTAG